Genomic window (Zingiber officinale cultivar Zhangliang chromosome 2B, Zo_v1.1, whole genome shotgun sequence):
CTATCTTAAGAGGCACGTTTCACTGGGTTCCTGTCCTAAGATTAGGAATGAAAGGCAAAAACTTCCATTAACTTCCGCCACAAAAATTGAGGGTGATACAACTGAACCGCCCAAAAGACGCTATAGAACATCTAGCATGCTCAATGCTTTTGATCAGGAACATAGTTGCACATGCCTTGCAAAGATGACATATTACATGAGTACCCACTACATATGGTTGAAAACTCCGCATTTGTGTCCTTTGTTCAGAGTCTGCAATCACAACTTAACATTTTTGATGCTAATACGATGGAAGGTGAAATCTTATCTATATACTGCAAAGAAAAACAAAGTCTCATGCATACCTTCCAGATCATGCCCGGGAGGATCAGTCTAACTGTAGGACTGTGGACAACCAGTCAGACTCTTGGTTATATTTGCCTCAGTGGCCAATTCATTGACAGTGAGTGGAAGTTGCATAGAAGAATGCTTAATTTCTTTATGGTATCCTCGCCTCATTCTCAAAATGCCCTGAGTGTGGCAATTAGTATTAGTCTTTCAGATTGGAATATGAAGAGTAAGTTGTTCAACATCACTTTAGACAATGACTGTTCGTTGCATGACATCTACGGTGTTAATCTCAGAGATCATCTTTCTAACAAGAATGCCCTTATGCTGAAAGGTCAGTTCTTTGTTGTTCGGTGTTATGCAAATATCCTGAATGTTGTTGCAAAGGATCTGATTACTTCAATTCAGGAAATTGCATACAATATTCGGGAGAGTGTGAAATTGATTAAAGTTTCTCAATGGACggaaaaaaattgatgaaattgCCTCGCAAACTGGAATTCCTATCGCAAAGGTTCTTTCTCTTGATGTTACAACTCTGTGGAACACAACTTACTGTTGAGTTCTGtgttttaattcaaattatttttcttgtttttttattgttgttctggtaatacatatgtgtatgcatttagtcccacattgctaagctaagaaggttggaagaccttatatatggagcccttccatccttcCTCTGTACCGTGGCTAAtatattctctaaagacagtcggccgCTTCAACTAGAGGATAACAATTTCTGGACcttactcttttatttacctgtttattgcatgcttgctatTTTGGTGCAAATATATTACTGTGTTGGTGCTCTCATGCaacaacaattttagagaataTAGTGCCAGCATcgatagacatgatgaatgatagggtaacggggtctgatgaggctagcgccaGACCCAAgagatttttcgggcaaaacttcagacgttggcaacaacggatgaaattttggcttactacgctagggttattctccgttatagaaacaaaTCCTCCTTCACCTGATGAAGAGGAACTTGCACATAGTGTTGCCTTatagaggtttaagcaaagggattatctctgtcatgggaggatcctgtctgccctctcagacgcactatttaaTGTATACTGCTCAACGTCTTTGGCTAAAGAGCTGtgaaaatctttggataaaaaatacaactccgaagattctggtttagaaaagtacactgtggcaaaattcctaaacttcaaaatggttgaagggaaATCTGtagttgagcagacacatgaattccaagttcaaattcatggtcttgctgaaggagatatgtcattacccgaaaaatttcaagtcttgtctatcatcgaaaaattgccttcgagttgggaagattttggcatgactcttaaacataggagaggtcaaatctctctagaagatttgatgattgccttaaatatcgaagaagaacatcggaagcaacataaagatgatgatcaaagaatgcctatggattttattccaaaggcaaacgtagtagtctcatctgacaagaataaattcaaaaatcagaaaatgaagaacaagatgaaacccaaaccaaaggttcaaaagaaaaatggaaccaagccgtgctgggcatgtggacaagttGGACATTATGTCAAATTCTACCCTAAGCAAaaggacaagaagaaaaactaaagcaatacgtccaacaccaaggcacaagcaaatgttgtgattgctagtgacgacaccagcaataggtttgttaccttcaaactcgaactaaacttgatctatcaacccaatgaatggttagttgatacatgtgctaatgtgcactgttgtgctgatcgctttgccttccttacttatcaggtaattaaAAGCACTTCCGTGACCATAGGGAACCAtactgcagccagggtgtttgggataggagaagttgacctgaggttcacctctggaaaagtcctgtcactgcatgaggtgcatcatgttccaacgGTCCTTCGaaatttgattagcgggtcaaagttagtcTGCGCTAGTTATGAGTTGAATTTTAAATGTAATTAatttgtaatattacatttaggaacattTATTGGAAaatgttaccttaatgaaggtttatttaaacttaatgtagaaatgctaccttaaataaatctactgatattgattgttcatataacattgagtcttatgatatatggcatgacagattaggacatgtcaattttaataccgtaaaaaggatgatgaatttagacatgattcctaagcatgctataaatgataagaaaaaatgtgaagtttgtgtgcaatataaacaaccccgtaaacccttcaaatcagttcatagaaattctgatattttagaattgattcatactgactgttgtgagtttaacgatATAATAATgagagatcataaaaggtatttcattaccttcattgatgatcactctcgttattgttatgtttatttgctgaaaactaaggatgaagttttagataaatttatggtttttaaatctgaagctgagaatcaaacaaataaatctattaagaggttaaagtctgataggggtggagagtttacctcgaacctgtttcaaaaattttgtcaagatacaggtataattcacgaggtaactgctccatatagtcctcaatccaacggtatagcagaacgaaaaaatcgaacccttgaagatatgattaactccatgttaggcagttctgagttacccaacttcatgtggggggaggctctatacactgcatgtcatgtgttaaatagagtccccatgaAGTTAAGGGATAAAAATCCATATGAACTTTAGAAAGGccggaggacaagtttgaaataccttaaagtatgggggtgccttgcaaaggtactagtacctgaacacagaagaaaaaaacttggtccaaagaccgtagatggtatcttcttggatatgctcaaaatagtattgcatataggtttctgattattaaatcagaaatttctggaatagatgcaaatactattgtagaacttcgcgatgctatattttttgaggatatatttcttatgaagacgagaacacctcagtctatatctggtattcctactagagataagTCTGCTTCCGTAGAGGTCCTATTATCCGTAgtaggtacaccttcctcaagtcactctagactagatgaatctagtgagtatacagaattgagaaggagcaagaggcaacgtgtgtctacggatttaggccaggactttatcacctataatatagaaggtgaccctgtgacatatagagatgctatgacttctcctgaagctaagcaccgGAAAGagaccattaaaagtgaaatggactctattatctctaatgtcacttggaagttggtagatttacctcctgggtgtaccactataggatgtaaatgagtgtttaagagaaaactaaaatctgatgggtcagtagataaattcaaagcccgcctagttgctaagggattcaaacagaaagaagggattgactattttgacacttattctcctgttactagaattactacaatccgagtgttaatagcattggcatccatatatcatcttgaggttcatcaaatggatgtcaaaacggcattccttaatggagatcttgaagaagagatatatatggatcagcctgagggacatgtagtttctggaaatgagaataaagtatgtaggttagtcaaatctctttacgGTTTGAAGTAAGtcccaaagcagtggcacgaaaaatttgatagagctatgctatcgtttgactttgaaatgaatgactctgataaatgtgtgtatgctaaaatgaaaggtgataattgtattatcttatgtttatatgtagatgatatcctactttttggttctaacctttatattattaatgagactaagaccctcttaagtggtaagtttgatatgaatgaTATGAGTTATTccgatatgattttagggctgaagttgactcgttcaactgatggaatagcaatttctcagtcactctatgttgagagagtattagagaaatatggctatagccaagttaaatatgTCATTACACCCTATGATCCTttaaaaactctccacaagaataagagtggtgtgacattgtctcaattaagatactcacaaataataagtagtctaatgtatttagcaaattgttctagacctgatatttcttttgcaataatgaaattgagcaggtttaccagctgtccggacagaacgcattgggatgcattagacagagtactcagatacctaagaggcactatatccttgggcttgtggtatgggagattccctgcagtcctggagggatatagtgatgctagttagatagctgacactgcttagtgtaaaggcgttactggttatgtctttacacttggaggcggtgcagttgcttggaggtctgttaaacagacgattataacccgttctacatctgaggcagaattgtgtgctttggataccacagtaactgaagctgattggttTAAgagtcttctttctgaaattcccttgatgatgaagtcaataccttctatttcagtacactgtgataatcaaacaacaatagctcagattagaagttccaagtataaccagaaacaaaagagacatgtacgaataagattgaagtctattcgtgagctagtgtctcttggagtggtgtcattggactttgtaagttcaaaggacaatattgctgatctacttactaaaggacttgattctgagaaaatcaagagatccagtaagggaatgagactgagacctatcctggtttcatctatagcggcaacccaacctatctgattggagatcccaagaagtaggttcaatgtggtataaacaagttataagggtgaaccgtaagcatcaaattgattaagatgtaatctcatagtctcttccctggatagatgtttGACTGCTAATAAGGATGAGTTTatgagctcttaatgagttcaagttCTTAATGACAGAatgctcgcagtacatccttggagaactcacctatgtaagtgtaactgtgaggtcgcagtgtggggggtctagacaactctccttagcacttatgaaacaaaattcggtggcatggccgtaatgcaccaacccagaaggattcaactgtcgcccgtgatgagttgttaccaattgattttcacatataaaaggtttaagttcaagactgagttctcttcaaacctatgtgaataagattgatgtacttaggtgaaaattcaaaccggaaggtattttcactaaaagctcattgaaaccaagcctcagaatatatctttgttttcgaccaaaataatttgaattagtgagggattgttgagttttgtgttttaattcaaactatttttcttattttatgttgttgttctggtaatgtatatgtgtatgcatttagtcccacattgctaagctaagaagATTGGAAGATcttatatatggagcccttccatccttgcttagcaaagttaaggggacctacacgcatgcgcgggccgagcccaaatcaggtaGTTTcaggggttcgagccggaaatccataaatcgggcaCGACGCACTCGATCATCGCACgcaaggggggtgcaaatccccagctcgtgggcctcacgcTTGCAGGCGGCCTGGTTTGGGTTGGTTCTATCTCGCGTGTGAGGGAACCGACCGACGCTTTGATTTGCTGGCGAAGCAGTGCTTCGAAGTGAATAAATGCTGCGCCTCCATTCATGGTTCGCGTACTCAAGCAGTTTGCTTTCTCCTCCTTCCCTTCCCTCTCTGTGCGTGTGCTGCCTTCTTTTCCGAGAGTTTTctttgtcctgaggcttggtgttccgcgatctgaggttgggttcggagtgcgacgttcgtcttggagtgcacctacggacgacgcgagtggttgtcaGATCTGgggagaattttgccggagagcctctgcaccgtgggcgacaATATATTCTCTAAAGATAGTCGGCACGCTGACGCTTCAACCAGAGGATAATAATTCTGAactttattcttttatttacctgtttattgcatgcttgttATTTTGATACAAATATATTACTGTGTTAGTACTCTCACGTGACAACACTTACCATATGGTAGTTGCTTCGTTGGAGTACAGACATGCATTCACTTTCTTAGAGACCTGTGATGACAACTACAATGAAGCACTAACAGATGATGACTGGAAAAAGGAAACTGTCGTGTGCACATTCCTGAAACTTTTGTATGACTCTGCAAACACTGTCATGACAACATTAGATCAAACTGCAAATATATTTTTCCATGAAGCGTGGAAAATCCAGCTAGAGTTGACTAATGGAATTTCAAGCGAGGACACAATTGTGAGCAGCATAGCTAAGAAGATACATGAAACGTTTGACAAGTATTGGAAAGATTGCAGCCTTGTTTTGGCAATTGCTGTGGTTGTGGACCCGCGCTTTAAGCTGAAgcttgttgagttttgtttttccAAGATTTATGGTGAAGATTCTACTAAATACGTTAAAGTAGTTAATGATAGTATTCAGAAATTATATAAAGAGTATACTGATCAGCAAGTAACATCGATGACTACTTATGTGGATCACGGGGAGGCCAATCTTGTGAATGGGAATGAGGACATTCAACCTTCAACTTCACATCCCGCGGGAGATGATCTTCTAGACTTTGATATGTATGTCTCGATGTCAGCAAATCAGTCagcaaaatctgagttagaccagtACTTGGAAGAGTCTCTTGTCCCACACGGATCCAAAGCTTTGATATCCTGAATTGGTGGAAACTCAATAGCATCAAGTATCCTTGTCTATCCACCGTGGCTAGAGATGTCTTGGCCATTCCTGTGTCCATGGTAAATCCTGGCTACTCCATCTTTGATGCGGGGACTGGAAGTAGAATGCTTGATGATTATCGAAGTTCCCTGTGTCCAGAAACAGTGGAGGCTTTGTTTTGCGCAAAGGACTGGCTTCAATATTTATCCACTTTGTCGGAGCTACCATCAACAGCAATTGTTCAAACAGACTTCTAACTACGAGGATGGTATTCTTCAATGAACATCTCTTTTGAAGGATCCAAAACCTGTAGTTTCCATTATATTGCTATATATTCTTTGAACAATTAATGTTCAATTATGTTATTCTTCAGAGTTTAAATTCATGTATAGTTATTCCATTGGAATTTCTGAATTGTTGTAACATATAAGGCTTTCTTCCTCATGTTATATGATGTAGATGTGATGATTTTCTTCCTATCTTAATATAATATTGTTGCAATTTTATTCTTCTTAATTGATTAGGATTTAGTGTCTTAATATAATTAGTTCTTTGGGTTCTAGTAAATTAGTTTGTCTTGTAATGGTATAATTGGGCTGCATATTTGAATCACACCCTTAGTTTTTAGTAATTTCCAAAACACCCTTTAGTAAGATTTTAAACGCAACTTATTCAGAAAAAAATCCAATTAGTTTGAGGAATTCTCATATGCATTTAATTTGAGAAAATTTCTTTAGCTTAAAGAAAATTTGATGGGAAATGCCATATTTGCATAATAAATATGAGATAATTACCTGTTTTGAACCGAGCTCGTAAAAATCAGCTCTTGCAGGTTCTCGAGAAGAAAATCCAGAAGTCAATCTTCGAAACCGTCTTGAAAATTGAAGAAGGTTAGTTCTTCAATTCCATTCTGAAAGATTCAATTTTGTTTTGTTGATTTTCTGGAGACAGAGTTGATGTTGTTAGGGTTTATCTCGCTGTTGCTACTGGTGTTCCAGGGGTCCATCCAACGCATCTGCGTCAATGCGAGCTTCACGTGTAAGGATGCAGCGTTGGCTCCCCTGGTAGAATCGGTGCCGGAGCGCGCCGGCTATTGGCCGGCGGAGGCTATTCGAGTTACGGCCAGGACAAGGTGAGAGGTCTTCCTTCCTGCAATTTTAGTTGGGTTTTAGGGCGGTTTTGTTGGTTCTAGGTTTCTAGTTGGTGGATCTGAATAAACTAGCGTGTAAGGTTGATCCTCTTTGAGATTACAGCTCCGAAGTTCCACTTAACatctaagaaaattttcaatttcttgTATTCACAGAGGTTAAGTGCTACTAAATAGTTATGAAAGATGTGACCTATATCAATTACCAAAGGTGTGAGATTGTTATTGAAGGTGTCACCGATAAgttcagaaaatttttaaatattttgtggTTCATAGCCCCAAGTTGCCTCTAAAGAATTGTTTAATGTGTCACTAATCAATTTTCAAAGGTGTTGCCAAACAATTATCTAAGGTGACACCAATCAGTTCAAGGAAAGTTGTCTCGGTGACACTTTGAATAACTAATTGGTAGGCCTTTCAAAATTAGTTGGTAGTACATTGGAGTTGGTTGAAAATTTAGAAAGGTCTGCCTTAAGGATTGTGCGCACTCCACTTTAGAATTCATGTGCGTGTGAAGAATACCTGCACACAATTAACCTGGAAGGGGACTGCGTGCTACTTTTATCTAGTGGGTCTAGCTCATTTGAACATTGAACATAGAACATAGCAATAAAAACACGCAAATTACTTTCCTTGGGATTTaatttatctccatcataaatTTAAGAGGGAAACACAAACATTTCTAGATGATTTGTTCTTCAAATGAATTCCTGAATCTCTATTTGTTTCATATCTATTTTCATTCAGGGAAAAGTTCCATTGCTATCAGTCC
Coding sequences:
- the LOC122048311 gene encoding zinc finger BED domain-containing protein RICESLEEPER 2-like, with protein sequence MVVASLEYRHAFTFLETCDDNYNEALTDDDWKKETVVCTFLKLLYDSANTVMTTLDQTANIFFHEAWKIQLELTNGISSEDTIVSSIAKKIHETFDKYWKDCSLVLAIAVVVDPRFKLKLVEFCFSKIYGEDSTKYVKVVNDSIQKLYKEYTDQQVTSMTTYVDHGEANLVNGNEDIQPSTSHPAGDDLLDFDMYVSMSANQSAKSELDHIKYPCLSTVARDVLAIPVSMVNPGYSIFDAGTGSRMLDDYRSSLCPETVEALFCAKDWLQYLSTLSELPSTAIVQTDF